A genomic region of Herbaspirillum sp. DW155 contains the following coding sequences:
- a CDS encoding DUF6691 family protein gives MRHIAALVAGLLFGLGLIVSGMANPAKVLDFLDLAGHWDPSLALVMGGAIAIGIPTFALAKQRSQSLLGATMQLPTARRIDRRLVLGSVLFGIGWGIAGICPGPALVLLGMGSMKGLAFVLAMLAGMLLFAWAERFQAK, from the coding sequence ATGCGCCATATCGCCGCGCTGGTTGCCGGCTTGCTCTTTGGCCTGGGCCTGATTGTTTCCGGCATGGCCAACCCGGCCAAGGTACTGGATTTTCTCGACCTGGCTGGTCATTGGGACCCTTCCCTGGCGCTGGTGATGGGCGGAGCCATCGCCATCGGCATCCCCACTTTCGCGCTGGCGAAGCAGCGGTCGCAATCGCTGCTGGGCGCGACCATGCAATTGCCCACCGCGCGCCGGATTGACCGCCGGCTGGTGCTGGGCAGCGTGCTCTTCGGGATCGGCTGGGGCATCGCCGGCATCTGCCCGGGGCCGGCACTGGTCTTGCTTGGCATGGGCTCCATGAAAGGCCTGGCCTTCGTGTTGGCCATGCTGGCAGGCATGCTGCTGTTCGCCTGGGCAGAGCGGTTTCAGGCGAAATGA
- a CDS encoding helix-turn-helix domain-containing protein: protein MEKERKNFRQIDCSVFLADCPAREVLALLAEKWTLLVLHALSEKTYRTAELRRRIGGVSEKMLIQALRRLEQHGLVTRMSYKTVPPHVEYSLTPLGVSLSSIVCALDTWVETHALEISEWENS from the coding sequence ATGGAAAAAGAGAGAAAAAATTTTCGCCAGATTGATTGCAGCGTGTTCCTGGCGGATTGCCCAGCGCGGGAAGTGCTGGCGTTGCTGGCGGAGAAATGGACCCTGCTCGTCTTGCACGCGTTAAGCGAGAAGACGTACCGAACAGCTGAGCTGAGACGGCGCATCGGTGGCGTATCGGAAAAAATGCTGATCCAGGCCTTGCGCCGGCTTGAGCAACATGGCCTGGTGACCCGCATGAGCTACAAGACCGTTCCGCCACATGTCGAATATTCGCTTACACCGCTGGGTGTATCGTTGAGCAGCATCGTATGTGCTTTAGATACGTGGGTAGAGACACACGCATTAGAAATTAGCGAATGGGAGAACAGCTAA
- a CDS encoding NADH-quinone oxidoreductase subunit L — MTTIPFLAYSAWAPPALMLAAALVLGLSRLSPPRVWTLFKSLSLLALLPALLTLIAGRDGAPWPGVLHLSTFGLILALLVQALGTVIGSFSARYLQGEQGQRQYAAALAAVLTAVHLLLLADHWVVLIAAWAAVGLALQRLLCFYPDRPFARLASYKKSIADRLADGLLIVAAALAWTTVDSGSFSALWTHLAQHGMSVSLQVSALCLILAVILRTALLPVHGWLIQVMEAPTPVSALLHAGVVNLGGFVLVRFAPLLDQAIAARAVLLIVSAGTVLLAGLVMLTRISIKVKLAWSTVAQMGFMLLECAAGLYLFAALHLIGHSLYKAHAFLSASSVVRETRLAALHSPALPGAASVILAPLASIALVLGLHSLSPHAAWPWWWSGILGLAWAPLLWCPTAPGSSYLRSWLLGLLGAGGLTVGALVAHLLPLHIADDPRTAFGVTALLAMLALYGCMGLLQLAPHKMAAWRRRSYAGFYLDEAYTRLALQLWPSNWAPSARRAAAAQNVNNLAADSRHQG; from the coding sequence ATGACGACCATCCCCTTCCTCGCCTACAGTGCCTGGGCCCCGCCGGCGCTGATGCTGGCCGCCGCTCTGGTGCTGGGCCTGTCCCGGCTGTCGCCGCCGCGCGTATGGACGCTGTTCAAGTCGCTGTCCCTGCTGGCCTTGCTGCCGGCCTTGTTGACCCTGATCGCCGGGCGTGACGGCGCGCCCTGGCCGGGTGTGCTGCATCTGTCGACCTTCGGGCTGATACTGGCGCTGCTGGTGCAGGCGCTGGGCACGGTGATCGGCAGCTTTTCGGCGCGCTACCTGCAAGGCGAACAGGGCCAGCGCCAGTATGCCGCCGCGCTGGCAGCCGTCTTGACCGCCGTGCACCTGCTGCTGCTGGCCGACCACTGGGTCGTGCTGATCGCTGCCTGGGCGGCGGTGGGCCTGGCGCTGCAGCGGCTGCTGTGTTTCTACCCTGATCGTCCGTTCGCGCGCCTGGCTTCCTACAAGAAAAGCATCGCCGACCGCCTCGCCGATGGCCTGCTCATCGTAGCGGCCGCGCTGGCCTGGACGACGGTGGATAGCGGCTCCTTCTCGGCGCTGTGGACGCACCTGGCGCAGCATGGCATGTCCGTGAGCCTGCAGGTCAGCGCGCTGTGCCTGATCCTGGCGGTGATCCTGCGCACGGCCCTGCTGCCGGTGCACGGCTGGCTGATTCAGGTGATGGAAGCGCCCACCCCGGTCTCGGCCTTGCTGCATGCCGGCGTGGTCAACCTGGGCGGTTTCGTGCTGGTGCGCTTTGCCCCCTTGCTGGACCAGGCCATCGCCGCGCGCGCCGTGCTGCTCATCGTCAGCGCCGGCACCGTGCTGCTGGCCGGGCTGGTGATGCTGACCCGCATCAGTATCAAGGTCAAGCTGGCCTGGTCGACCGTGGCGCAGATGGGATTCATGCTGCTGGAGTGTGCAGCAGGCCTGTACCTGTTCGCCGCGCTGCATCTGATCGGGCACTCGCTCTACAAGGCCCATGCCTTCCTGTCGGCTTCGTCGGTGGTGCGGGAAACGCGTCTGGCCGCCTTGCACAGCCCGGCCTTGCCCGGCGCTGCCAGCGTGATCCTGGCGCCGCTGGCGAGCATCGCCCTGGTGCTCGGCCTGCACAGCCTGAGCCCGCACGCGGCCTGGCCGTGGTGGTGGAGCGGCATCCTCGGCCTGGCCTGGGCGCCGCTGCTGTGGTGCCCGACGGCGCCGGGCAGCAGCTACCTGCGCAGCTGGCTGCTGGGCCTGCTGGGTGCGGGTGGCCTGACGGTGGGCGCCCTGGTTGCGCACCTGCTGCCGCTGCACATCGCTGATGATCCGCGCACCGCGTTCGGCGTGACGGCCCTGCTGGCGATGCTGGCGCTGTATGGCTGCATGGGCCTGCTGCAACTGGCACCGCACAAGATGGCCGCCTGGCGCCGCCGCAGCTACGCCGGCTTCTACCTCGATGAAGCCTATACCCGGCTGGCCCTGCAACTCTGGCCCTCGAACTGGGCCCCCAGCGCCCGCCGGGCCGCCGCCGCACAGAATGTGAACAATCTCGCCGCCGATAGCCGTCACCAGGGCTGA
- a CDS encoding metalloregulator ArsR/SmtB family transcription factor, producing MTNPAPLQAEQMRQAAGQAVAALKVLANEDRLLLMCQLSQAEMCVSELEQALDIRQPTLSQQLGVLRNEGVVSTRREGKRVYYRVADPRLLEMLGLMYQLYCPKE from the coding sequence ATGACCAACCCAGCTCCGCTGCAAGCCGAACAAATGCGCCAGGCCGCCGGCCAGGCGGTGGCGGCGCTCAAGGTGCTCGCCAATGAAGACCGCCTGCTGCTGATGTGCCAGCTCTCGCAGGCCGAAATGTGCGTGAGCGAACTGGAACAGGCGCTCGACATCCGCCAGCCCACGCTGTCGCAGCAACTCGGCGTGCTGCGCAATGAAGGCGTGGTCAGCACGCGGCGTGAAGGCAAGCGTGTCTACTACCGCGTTGCCGATCCCCGGCTGCTGGAGATGTTGGGCCTGATGTATCAACTCTATTGCCCCAAGGAGTGA
- a CDS encoding YeeE/YedE family protein: protein MDIAWNAFTPGASLAGGLLIGVAAAVLVLFNGRIAGISGIVAGLLMPRAKDNIWRALFVLGLLAAPLLYALVTALPALRIDAGYPEIVLAGLLVGVGTRYGAGCTSGHGVCGLSRFSLRSALATVSFMAAGFLSVYLLRHVLGLQGALS, encoded by the coding sequence ATGGACATTGCCTGGAATGCCTTTACGCCCGGCGCTTCGCTGGCAGGCGGCCTGTTGATCGGCGTGGCTGCGGCCGTGCTGGTGCTCTTCAATGGCCGCATTGCCGGCATCAGCGGCATCGTCGCCGGCCTGCTGATGCCGCGCGCCAAGGACAACATCTGGCGCGCGCTGTTCGTGCTGGGTTTGCTTGCCGCCCCCCTGCTCTATGCCCTCGTGACTGCCCTGCCTGCGCTGCGCATCGATGCCGGCTATCCGGAAATCGTCCTGGCCGGCTTGCTGGTGGGCGTGGGCACGCGCTACGGCGCCGGCTGCACCAGCGGCCATGGCGTGTGCGGGCTGTCGCGCTTTTCGCTGCGCTCAGCGCTAGCGACGGTGAGCTTCATGGCAGCCGGATTCCTGAGCGTCTATCTGTTGCGGCATGTACTGGGGCTGCAAGGGGCGCTTTCATGA
- a CDS encoding LysR family transcriptional regulator, which produces MRLEQLNFHHLRYFWRVAKLGHLTRAAEELHTSQSAVSAQIRQLEKQLDEDLFLREGRRLTLTDTGQLVFNYADNIFGLSQEMLGRLEGRSAGVTRLRVGSVATLSRNYQENWIRPMLSDPSVALTLESGLLEGLLERLMQHQLDVVLANETVPSDPDRPLHCRFLGSQAVSVVGPAHRWEARSLRIPQDLEGVDMALPGPRHALRMQFDALCISSDVRPRMRAEVDDMAMLRLIARDSGWLTVLPEVVVQDELRNGTLVVAGQTSELVESFYAITTPHHHYDELLDRLLAGSPHPS; this is translated from the coding sequence ATGCGTCTAGAACAGCTTAACTTTCATCATCTGCGGTATTTTTGGCGTGTCGCCAAACTCGGTCATCTGACGCGGGCGGCCGAGGAACTGCACACCTCGCAATCGGCGGTTTCTGCACAGATTCGTCAGCTGGAAAAACAGCTGGATGAAGATCTCTTCCTGCGTGAAGGCCGCCGTCTGACCTTGACCGACACCGGCCAGTTGGTGTTCAACTATGCCGACAACATTTTTGGCCTGAGCCAGGAAATGCTGGGCCGGCTGGAAGGCCGTTCAGCGGGGGTGACGCGCCTGCGGGTGGGCAGCGTGGCCACGCTGTCGCGTAATTACCAGGAAAACTGGATCCGCCCCATGCTCTCGGACCCTTCGGTCGCGCTGACGCTGGAATCGGGCCTGCTGGAAGGCTTGCTGGAGCGCCTCATGCAACATCAGCTCGACGTGGTACTGGCCAACGAGACCGTGCCCTCCGATCCGGATCGCCCGCTGCACTGCCGCTTCCTGGGCAGCCAGGCGGTCTCGGTGGTGGGCCCCGCGCACCGCTGGGAAGCCCGCAGCCTGCGCATTCCGCAAGACCTCGAAGGCGTCGATATGGCCCTGCCCGGACCGCGCCATGCGCTGCGCATGCAGTTCGATGCGCTGTGCATCTCCAGCGACGTACGCCCGCGCATGCGCGCCGAAGTCGACGACATGGCCATGCTGCGTCTGATCGCACGTGACAGCGGCTGGCTCACCGTCCTGCCCGAGGTGGTGGTGCAGGACGAGTTGCGCAATGGCACCCTGGTAGTGGCCGGGCAGACCAGCGAACTGGTGGAGAGCTTCTATGCCATCACCACGCCCCATCATCACTACGATGAGTTGCTTGACCGCCTGCTGGCGGGCAGTCCGCATCCTTCCTGA
- a CDS encoding MBL fold metallo-hydrolase — translation MDKLHIEGHFDPATSTVSYIVLDRASSQCALVDSVLDYDAKSGRTSTGSADHLIARVQALGASVQWILETHAHADHLSAAPYLKRKLGGRIAIGEHIRQVQQVFGKLFNAGTEFEHDGSQFDHLFTDGETFRIGQLQARVMHTPGHTPACVTYVVEEADQIAAFVGDTLFMPDYGTARCDFPGGDARRLFRSIHAVLSLPPHTRLYMCHDYQPGGRELRFVTTVAEERLHNIHVHEGISEDAFVAMRSARDATLDMPVLLLPSVQVNMRAGQLPPAEANGVHYLKIPLNAL, via the coding sequence ATGGACAAACTGCATATCGAAGGCCATTTCGACCCCGCCACCAGCACCGTCAGCTACATCGTGCTGGACCGTGCAAGCTCGCAATGTGCGCTGGTAGACAGCGTGCTGGACTACGATGCCAAGTCCGGCCGCACCTCCACCGGCAGCGCCGATCACCTGATAGCGCGCGTGCAGGCGCTGGGCGCAAGCGTGCAATGGATTCTGGAGACCCACGCCCACGCTGATCACCTCTCCGCCGCGCCCTACCTCAAACGCAAGCTGGGCGGGCGCATTGCCATTGGCGAGCACATCCGCCAGGTGCAGCAGGTGTTCGGCAAGCTCTTCAACGCCGGCACAGAATTCGAACACGACGGCAGCCAGTTCGATCACCTCTTCACCGATGGCGAGACCTTCCGGATCGGCCAGTTGCAGGCCCGCGTGATGCACACCCCCGGCCATACCCCGGCGTGCGTCACCTACGTGGTGGAGGAAGCGGACCAGATCGCCGCCTTCGTGGGTGACACGCTCTTCATGCCCGACTATGGCACGGCGCGTTGCGACTTTCCGGGTGGCGATGCACGCCGGCTGTTCCGCTCCATCCATGCGGTGTTGTCGCTGCCGCCGCATACCCGGCTCTACATGTGCCACGACTACCAGCCAGGTGGTCGCGAACTGCGCTTCGTGACCACGGTGGCCGAAGAGCGCCTGCACAACATCCACGTGCACGAAGGCATCAGTGAAGACGCCTTCGTGGCCATGCGCAGCGCCCGTGATGCCACGCTGGACATGCCGGTATTGCTGCTGCCCTCGGTGCAGGTCAACATGCGCGCCGGACAGCTGCCGCCGGCCGAAGCCAATGGCGTGCATTATCTGAAGATCCCGCTCAACGCCCTCTGA
- a CDS encoding c-type cytochrome, producing the protein MPPLPTTFRFNRPLRLAALLAGLWAPDARAQREVWQNVLHPAGVQAETIARLWHFTLLLCTAVFVLILLACGLALWRAHQRRAALSTLPPRLPWLIGWALGLSAIGLIALFGADVVASRALDQLPGAQALHIRLTARQWWWEARYSDPLDGRQFVTANELHLPVGRAVLIDLDSEDVIHSLWLPNLHGKLDLIPGKHAQLRLRADQAGLYRGQCAEFCGLEHARMALLVQAEAPEDYARWAAQQARAAQSSHASIDARGLAIFNANGCAQCHTIRGTSAAGRGGPDLTHLASRSTLAAGIFPNERGFLAGWINDARSLKTGVIMPPAHLPPQDMAALLDYLETLK; encoded by the coding sequence TTGCCACCTCTGCCCACCACTTTTCGTTTCAACCGGCCGCTGCGCCTGGCAGCGCTCCTGGCCGGCCTGTGGGCGCCCGATGCCCGGGCGCAGCGGGAGGTCTGGCAGAACGTCCTGCATCCCGCCGGCGTGCAGGCGGAAACCATCGCCCGGCTCTGGCACTTCACGCTGCTACTGTGCACGGCCGTGTTCGTGCTGATCCTGCTCGCTTGTGGCCTGGCACTGTGGCGGGCGCACCAGCGCCGTGCCGCCCTGTCCACCCTGCCACCGCGCTTGCCCTGGCTGATCGGCTGGGCACTGGGCTTGTCGGCCATTGGACTGATAGCCCTGTTCGGCGCTGATGTGGTGGCCAGCCGTGCGCTGGACCAGTTGCCCGGCGCCCAGGCCCTGCATATCCGGCTGACGGCCCGCCAGTGGTGGTGGGAAGCCCGCTACAGCGATCCGCTCGACGGCCGCCAGTTCGTCACGGCCAACGAGCTGCATCTGCCGGTGGGCCGCGCCGTACTCATCGACCTCGACAGCGAAGACGTCATCCACTCCCTGTGGCTGCCCAACCTGCACGGCAAGCTCGACCTGATCCCCGGCAAGCATGCACAACTGCGACTGCGGGCCGACCAGGCCGGACTCTATCGCGGCCAGTGCGCCGAATTCTGCGGCCTCGAACATGCCCGCATGGCCCTGCTGGTGCAGGCCGAGGCGCCCGAGGATTACGCGCGCTGGGCCGCGCAGCAGGCGCGTGCGGCGCAGTCCTCCCATGCCTCCATCGATGCCCGCGGCCTGGCCATCTTCAACGCCAACGGCTGCGCGCAATGCCACACCATTCGCGGCACCAGCGCAGCCGGACGCGGCGGCCCCGACCTCACCCACCTGGCCAGCCGCAGCACCCTGGCGGCCGGCATCTTCCCCAATGAGCGCGGCTTCCTGGCGGGCTGGATCAACGATGCCCGCTCGCTCAAGACCGGCGTCATCATGCCCCCGGCACATCTGCCGCCGCAGGACATGGCGGCCTTGCTGGATTATCTGGAGACCCTGAAATGA
- a CDS encoding DUF2309 domain-containing protein, whose product MNVLEKNSQTLTAWSAELEHHLQQACQDACSAIAPAWPLDRAIAVNPHWSRVGMPLREVAARMALLGGIQVFPPKDQLQQAWEQGRVMQADLEYALAQSIEAQERGVDVAHCLAVLASGNPPPRLPLLIDVLDNDPQRHTRLSWRQAITHQVSQTCAAYFDQHQADWQPERGMGLYAFWRETLEHDHGIGLLMGLPHIADGIRALPACAREAERWVMQRLDLPPEVWADYLESVLLTVNGWASWCAYLGWQARLEGGSDEHLRELLAIRMAWGALLLECKDDEAASHAFHTVQQAWARSQERLQQARQELLVDELWQVALEAGYQRRLAAALLKQAPASAGAVEVQAAFCIDVRSEPLRRALEAVHPGMQTLGFAGFFGLPVAYTPLATQASRPQLPGLLPPALQVQDVVAPAGASADGGVLASAVARARRKTLAFKEQWQGNTRWPGSAFSFVEVAGVTALGGLWQWLRPGQGERARDDLAGLPARYREVCRPQLVGVTLADKVALAARVLHAMGLDRQVAPLVLLAGHGSQSANNAHAAALDCGACCGQTGEVNARTLAQLLNEKEVRRGLLERQIFIPEDSHFLAVLHNTTTDEIEAFDLDLLPPAALARWQALQPVLAEAGDRVRRERAPALGVDPAQAAAALLKQLRQRANDGAQPRPEWGLTGNAAFLIAPRARSRGLDLGGRCFLHDYDASQDQDGSVLELLMTAPMLVTHWINWQYHASTSDPLRLGSGNKLLHNVVGGTIGVFEGNGGDLRIGLSRQSLHDGQQWVHEPLRLTVVIDAPAESIDAIVARHAIVRQLLEHGWLHLWRFGETGLEQWRREGWKSIAL is encoded by the coding sequence ATGAACGTTTTGGAAAAAAATAGCCAGACCCTCACCGCCTGGAGCGCCGAGCTGGAACACCACCTGCAGCAAGCCTGTCAGGACGCCTGCAGCGCCATCGCCCCGGCCTGGCCGCTGGACCGCGCCATCGCCGTCAACCCGCACTGGTCGCGGGTGGGCATGCCGCTGCGGGAGGTCGCCGCGCGCATGGCCTTGCTGGGCGGTATCCAGGTCTTTCCGCCCAAGGACCAACTGCAGCAAGCGTGGGAACAGGGCCGCGTGATGCAGGCCGATCTGGAATACGCCCTGGCGCAATCCATCGAGGCCCAGGAACGCGGTGTCGACGTCGCCCACTGCCTTGCCGTACTGGCCTCGGGCAACCCGCCGCCGCGCCTGCCGCTGCTCATCGACGTGCTGGACAACGATCCCCAGCGCCATACCCGGCTCTCCTGGCGCCAGGCCATCACGCACCAGGTCAGCCAGACCTGTGCCGCCTATTTCGACCAGCACCAGGCCGACTGGCAGCCCGAGCGTGGCATGGGCCTGTACGCCTTCTGGCGCGAGACCCTGGAGCACGACCACGGCATCGGCCTGCTGATGGGTCTGCCGCACATCGCCGATGGCATCCGGGCATTGCCGGCCTGCGCGCGTGAAGCCGAGCGCTGGGTGATGCAGCGGCTGGACTTGCCGCCCGAGGTCTGGGCCGATTATCTGGAGTCGGTGCTGCTGACCGTCAATGGCTGGGCTTCCTGGTGCGCCTACCTGGGCTGGCAGGCGCGTCTGGAAGGCGGCAGCGACGAACACCTGCGCGAGCTGCTGGCCATCCGCATGGCCTGGGGCGCCTTGCTGCTGGAGTGCAAGGATGACGAAGCGGCCAGCCATGCCTTCCACACCGTGCAGCAGGCTTGGGCGCGCTCACAGGAGCGGCTGCAGCAGGCCCGGCAGGAGTTGCTGGTCGATGAACTCTGGCAGGTCGCACTGGAAGCAGGCTATCAGCGCCGGCTGGCGGCCGCCTTGCTGAAGCAGGCGCCAGCCAGCGCCGGCGCCGTGGAGGTGCAGGCCGCCTTCTGCATCGACGTGCGCAGCGAACCGCTGCGGCGTGCGCTGGAAGCCGTGCATCCGGGCATGCAGACCCTGGGCTTTGCTGGATTCTTCGGTCTGCCGGTGGCGTACACGCCGCTGGCTACGCAAGCCAGCCGGCCGCAATTGCCGGGCCTGTTGCCGCCCGCTTTGCAGGTGCAGGATGTGGTGGCACCGGCGGGTGCATCGGCCGATGGCGGCGTGCTGGCCAGCGCGGTGGCGCGGGCGCGGCGCAAGACGCTGGCCTTCAAGGAGCAATGGCAGGGCAACACGCGCTGGCCGGGCTCGGCGTTTTCCTTCGTCGAGGTGGCGGGCGTGACCGCGCTGGGCGGCCTGTGGCAATGGCTGCGGCCGGGGCAGGGCGAGCGGGCGCGCGATGACCTGGCCGGCTTGCCCGCGCGTTACCGTGAGGTCTGCCGGCCGCAACTGGTCGGCGTGACGCTGGCCGACAAGGTGGCGCTGGCCGCCCGCGTGCTGCACGCCATGGGCCTGGACCGCCAGGTGGCGCCGCTGGTGCTGCTGGCCGGCCACGGCAGCCAGTCGGCCAACAACGCGCATGCAGCGGCGCTGGACTGCGGCGCCTGCTGCGGCCAGACCGGCGAAGTCAATGCCCGCACGCTGGCGCAACTGCTCAACGAAAAGGAAGTGCGGCGCGGCCTGCTGGAGCGGCAGATCTTCATCCCCGAAGACAGCCATTTCCTGGCCGTGCTGCACAACACCACCACCGACGAGATCGAAGCCTTCGACCTCGACCTGCTGCCGCCCGCCGCCCTGGCGCGCTGGCAGGCACTGCAACCGGTGCTGGCCGAGGCGGGCGACCGCGTGCGGCGCGAGCGGGCGCCAGCCCTTGGCGTGGACCCGGCGCAAGCCGCTGCAGCCCTGCTCAAACAGTTGCGTCAGCGCGCCAACGACGGCGCCCAGCCGCGTCCCGAATGGGGCCTGACCGGCAACGCCGCCTTCCTGATCGCCCCGCGTGCCCGTAGCCGGGGGCTGGACCTGGGCGGACGCTGCTTCCTGCACGACTACGATGCCAGCCAGGATCAGGACGGCAGCGTGCTCGAACTGCTGATGACCGCGCCCATGCTGGTGACGCACTGGATCAACTGGCAGTATCACGCTTCCACCAGCGACCCGCTGCGCCTGGGCAGCGGCAACAAGCTGCTGCACAACGTGGTGGGCGGCACCATCGGCGTCTTCGAAGGCAACGGCGGTGATTTGCGGATCGGCCTGTCGCGCCAGTCCTTGCATGATGGGCAGCAGTGGGTGCACGAGCCGCTGCGCCTGACGGTCGTCATCGATGCGCCGGCCGAATCCATCGATGCCATCGTCGCCCGCCATGCCATCGTGCGGCAATTGCTGGAACACGGCTGGCTACACCTGTGGCGCTTTGGTGAAACCGGACTGGAGCAGTGGCGGCGCGAAGGCTGGAAGTCAATCGCCCTGTGA